In Alkalihalobacterium alkalinitrilicum, a genomic segment contains:
- a CDS encoding SDR family NAD(P)-dependent oxidoreductase → MKLKGKVAIITGGGSGQGRAAAELFAQEGAKVVVAEWNEAAGSEAVQEIKAQGRDALFIKLDVSKEDEVRAMVDQVVDHYGTIDILFNNAGIGYSARSKFKMEPVLETPLEDWNAILNINLTGVFLVSKYVLPIMIKQNSGNIINNSSLAGLKGGEVVCAYTVAKTGVTALTRVMSLSYGKNNIRVNCICPGAIDTPMMADHIDGMKERSSELWPLARVGVPKDIAQAALFLASDESSYITGVMLPVDGGWHQS, encoded by the coding sequence ATGAAATTAAAAGGTAAAGTAGCCATCATCACAGGCGGTGGAAGCGGGCAAGGAAGAGCGGCAGCTGAACTATTCGCACAAGAAGGCGCAAAGGTTGTTGTGGCAGAATGGAATGAAGCAGCTGGAAGCGAAGCGGTACAAGAGATCAAAGCGCAAGGAAGAGACGCATTATTTATCAAACTGGATGTCTCCAAAGAAGATGAAGTTCGTGCCATGGTGGACCAAGTAGTCGATCATTATGGAACGATAGATATTTTATTTAATAATGCGGGTATCGGTTATTCTGCTAGATCAAAATTCAAAATGGAGCCCGTATTAGAAACTCCACTCGAAGATTGGAATGCGATCTTAAACATTAACTTAACAGGCGTCTTTCTCGTATCAAAATATGTACTACCTATCATGATTAAACAAAATAGTGGCAATATCATTAATAATTCCTCCTTAGCAGGTCTAAAAGGTGGAGAAGTAGTGTGTGCTTATACGGTAGCCAAAACAGGTGTAACGGCTTTAACCCGAGTCATGTCCCTCAGCTATGGAAAAAACAATATTCGCGTCAATTGTATTTGTCCAGGTGCTATTGATACGCCGATGATGGCTGACCATATTGATGGGATGAAAGAAAGAAGCAGTGAACTTTGGCCATTGGCCCGAGTAGGGGTGCCAAAAGATATTGCCCAAGCAGCATTATTTCTAGCCTCTGATGAATCTAGCTATATTACAGGTGTAATGTTACCTGTTGATGGCGGATGGCATCAATCCTAA
- a CDS encoding alpha/beta fold hydrolase, which yields MINPIKKTYTINNKVTFAVEIAGEGEPLVYLHGAGGVAWDPFLEGLAQKYQVIVPYLPGTGESTGLEHIDGVWDLVLYYYDLFEAMGLESVNIIGHSLGGMIATELAATDQKRIKNLVVACPVGLWLDEHPIPDVLSMLPDEALEHAFADPNSPYVQAMKEKANTDDVNEKIELTIERVKNLNAAGKFLWPIPDRGLKKRIHRVKAPTLIIWGDKDKMVAPIYGEEFQKSIPQSKLVTLEDASHMVLLEKHEEAINSVLTFFEMNLAKEA from the coding sequence ATGATAAATCCAATAAAAAAAACGTACACGATCAATAATAAAGTAACTTTTGCAGTAGAAATAGCAGGTGAAGGAGAACCACTCGTTTATCTACATGGAGCAGGTGGCGTGGCGTGGGATCCATTTTTAGAAGGATTAGCACAAAAATATCAAGTAATTGTCCCTTATTTACCTGGTACAGGTGAGTCAACAGGATTAGAACATATTGATGGCGTATGGGATTTAGTATTGTATTATTACGACTTATTTGAAGCGATGGGCTTAGAATCCGTGAACATCATCGGTCATTCGCTCGGTGGAATGATCGCCACTGAGCTAGCAGCAACCGATCAAAAGCGTATCAAGAACTTAGTGGTAGCTTGTCCAGTTGGGTTATGGTTAGATGAACATCCAATCCCAGATGTGTTATCGATGTTACCTGATGAAGCACTTGAACATGCATTTGCAGATCCAAACTCTCCTTATGTTCAAGCGATGAAAGAGAAAGCAAATACAGACGATGTGAACGAAAAAATTGAGTTAACGATCGAGAGAGTTAAAAACTTGAATGCAGCTGGAAAATTTTTATGGCCTATTCCTGATCGTGGCTTAAAGAAGCGAATTCATCGCGTTAAAGCACCTACCCTTATTATATGGGGAGATAAGGATAAAATGGTCGCTCCAATTTATGGAGAAGAATTCCAAAAATCCATCCCACAATCAAAATTGGTCACACTTGAAGACGCTTCTCATATGGTTCTCTTAGAAAAACACGAAGAAGCAATCAATTCCGTACTCACTTTTTTTGAGATGAACTTAGCTAAGGAAGCTTAA
- a CDS encoding Dabb family protein, which yields MIEHIVLINFVEGVQQNQLEEVIQKVHRIKEEIPGIIEAQAGTNINDNGYQFGIYMRFEDKAALDGYLPHPKHIEAVNLLKEIGLVDITSIDFEI from the coding sequence ATGATAGAACATATCGTGTTAATTAATTTTGTCGAGGGTGTACAACAAAATCAGTTAGAAGAGGTAATACAAAAAGTCCATAGGATTAAGGAGGAAATCCCAGGAATTATAGAGGCACAAGCAGGTACAAATATTAATGATAATGGGTATCAATTTGGGATTTACATGCGTTTTGAAGATAAGGCTGCTCTTGATGGGTACTTGCCTCATCCAAAACATATTGAAGCAGTGAATTTATTGAAAGAAATTGGTCTAGTTGATATTACATCCATAGATTTTGAGATTTAG
- a CDS encoding LLM class flavin-dependent oxidoreductase, whose protein sequence is MSLKFVGFHLMPYQDLPDDFEKVYPSMHVTVPKKLYDPEKGYTMYHDYLDELEYMVEVGLDGVGVNEHHNCAYGMMPSPNLMASVLARKVRDTNTALVVLGNSIALYNPAVRVAEEGAMLDVLSGGRLVQGFPVGTSADTNYVYGVIPAELRERYQEAHDLIIKSWKEEEMFSWNGKYNQLRYVNPWPKPMQKPHPPIWIPGGGSVETYDLTIENNYQFSYLSLYGGNHAKKVMNSFWNRVEELGADMNPYRVGYTQIIFVSETDESAKRDYEQHVRYFYEKLQHSDPRTADAPGYRTIKSLRAGLNSQLAAQAQGVKSAAQLAQSGELTWEDLIEQGYIVAGSPQTVRDRLREIAKDLRVGTIFALLHLGAMPRWLTMKNIQMFGEEVLPHLQDVWSDWDASEYWPKGVISNSQQEISERK, encoded by the coding sequence ATGTCGTTAAAGTTTGTTGGTTTTCATTTAATGCCATACCAAGATTTACCTGATGATTTTGAGAAGGTGTATCCGAGTATGCACGTAACAGTCCCAAAAAAGTTGTATGATCCAGAAAAGGGGTACACGATGTACCATGATTACCTTGATGAATTAGAATACATGGTTGAGGTCGGTCTAGACGGTGTCGGAGTCAATGAACATCATAATTGTGCGTATGGAATGATGCCTTCACCTAATTTAATGGCTTCGGTTTTAGCACGAAAAGTTCGAGACACAAATACAGCTCTCGTCGTTTTAGGTAATAGTATCGCTCTATATAATCCTGCCGTACGAGTTGCTGAAGAAGGTGCGATGTTAGATGTGTTGAGTGGCGGTAGACTCGTTCAAGGTTTCCCAGTCGGAACATCAGCAGATACGAATTATGTATATGGTGTCATACCAGCTGAATTAAGAGAGCGCTATCAGGAAGCGCATGACTTAATTATTAAAAGTTGGAAAGAAGAAGAGATGTTTTCATGGAATGGGAAGTATAATCAGCTTCGCTACGTGAATCCATGGCCAAAACCAATGCAAAAACCACATCCGCCGATATGGATCCCAGGCGGTGGTAGTGTGGAAACGTATGATTTAACGATCGAAAATAATTATCAATTTTCATACTTAAGTTTATATGGTGGCAATCATGCGAAAAAAGTTATGAACTCATTCTGGAACCGTGTCGAAGAATTAGGTGCGGATATGAATCCATACCGAGTAGGATATACGCAAATTATTTTTGTTTCGGAAACAGATGAAAGTGCGAAGCGAGATTATGAACAACATGTAAGGTATTTCTATGAGAAGTTACAACATTCGGATCCTCGAACGGCTGATGCGCCAGGGTACCGTACAATTAAAAGTTTACGAGCGGGGTTAAATTCTCAACTTGCTGCACAAGCGCAAGGAGTGAAATCTGCAGCTCAACTTGCTCAATCAGGAGAACTGACGTGGGAAGATTTAATCGAACAAGGGTATATCGTCGCAGGTTCACCACAAACAGTCAGAGATCGATTAAGAGAGATCGCTAAAGATTTACGAGTCGGTACGATATTTGCTTTATTACATTTAGGTGCAATGCCTCGTTGGTTAACAATGAAAAATATTCAAATGTTTGGGGAAGAAGTTTTACCTCATCTACAAGATGTTTGGAGCGATTGGGACGCATCTGAATACTGGCCGAAAGGTGTAATAAGCAATTCTCAACAAGAAATTAGCGAACGAAAATAG
- the dctP gene encoding TRAP transporter substrate-binding protein DctP — MMRKGISFLLLVFLMAIVIVGCGNEPTSQSDNTEGSSETPSENGTTADNDQTWTLTFASSGGPNDPYTRDTIYPWMEKVTELTNGRVDFDFYPSGQLGSLVDHYQIVRDGIADIASYAAVYIPNDMPISSSVLPLPGLSQSGYDGTMAYKDIVHQSPLLETDFTNSGVYPVYVQVTETFDFYTKGDEIRVPEDLKGKQVQGLGGVLTELISFIGATPISVTQNEMFEAFDRGIIEVAHIYPSTADTYGITDLVKYATVGARAGTGPVGFVINLDLWNEFPEDIREAILQASDEVAEGGSKGNYEDSLRTLGEWEEQGKAIHTLTAEEQAEWDKVYEEFREHYLSDVSDDHRKVLEMFQEALKNYQ; from the coding sequence ATGATGAGAAAAGGAATATCTTTTCTTCTGCTTGTGTTCTTAATGGCCATCGTCATCGTTGGATGCGGTAATGAGCCAACGTCACAATCGGATAATACAGAAGGTTCTTCTGAAACACCTTCTGAAAATGGTACTACAGCGGATAACGACCAAACATGGACGCTCACATTTGCTTCAAGTGGAGGACCTAATGATCCGTATACGAGGGATACTATTTATCCATGGATGGAAAAGGTAACTGAATTAACTAACGGTCGAGTCGATTTTGATTTTTACCCATCTGGACAATTAGGTAGTTTAGTAGACCATTATCAAATAGTACGTGACGGTATTGCAGATATTGCTAGTTATGCGGCAGTTTATATTCCGAATGACATGCCAATTAGTAGTTCGGTTTTACCATTACCTGGATTAAGTCAATCTGGTTATGACGGAACAATGGCCTATAAAGACATCGTTCATCAAAGTCCGCTATTGGAAACTGACTTCACGAATAGTGGCGTGTATCCAGTTTATGTACAGGTAACCGAAACATTTGACTTCTATACAAAAGGGGATGAAATTAGAGTTCCTGAAGATTTAAAAGGGAAACAAGTACAAGGTCTTGGCGGAGTGTTAACCGAATTAATTAGCTTTATCGGTGCGACACCGATTTCTGTCACACAAAATGAAATGTTTGAAGCGTTCGACCGCGGAATCATTGAAGTGGCCCATATTTATCCATCGACCGCCGATACGTATGGAATTACAGACCTCGTAAAATACGCAACAGTAGGTGCAAGAGCAGGTACAGGTCCAGTAGGTTTTGTCATAAATCTCGATTTGTGGAATGAGTTTCCAGAAGACATCAGAGAAGCTATTCTTCAAGCTTCAGATGAAGTAGCCGAAGGGGGAAGTAAAGGAAACTATGAAGATTCTCTCAGAACGCTAGGAGAATGGGAAGAACAAGGTAAGGCGATCCATACTTTAACTGCCGAAGAGCAAGCCGAGTGGGATAAAGTATATGAAGAATTTAGAGAACACTACCTCTCAGATGTAAGTGATGACCATAGAAAAGTCCTCGAAATGTTTCAAGAAGCTCTTAAAAACTATCAATAA
- a CDS encoding LLM class flavin-dependent oxidoreductase, whose amino-acid sequence MALKIIGFSFMPYMDLPKDFDQKYSSIWVDIPKSLYDPEKGHRMYNEFLDEFELMVDMGFDGIGVNEHHSDGGCLMPSPNLMASILARKVRDTNTALLVLGNSIALYNPAIRIAEEGAMLDVLSGGRFIQGFPVGTSMDTNYTYGVSPAELRERYQEAHDLILKAWKEEEIFSWNGKYNQLRYVNPWPRPMQNPHPPVWIPGGGSVETYDFTIQNNYQFSYLSFSGWERAKKVLGPYWDLVQEHGAEMNPHRVGLTQAIFVSETDESAKREYEEHYRYFLRTASHVHPHFAEAPGYRTEKSLRAGLNSQYLKGGGSAFNPKEATWEELIEKGVIIAGSPSTVRDRLIAAAKDLRVGTIFAMMHIGSMPRWLTMKNIQMFAQEVKPHLQDLWSEWDASPYWPTGVNANNEVLTKR is encoded by the coding sequence ATGGCTCTAAAAATAATAGGTTTTAGTTTTATGCCCTATATGGATTTGCCTAAGGACTTTGACCAAAAATATTCGAGTATCTGGGTCGATATCCCAAAATCTTTGTATGATCCAGAAAAGGGTCATCGGATGTACAACGAATTTCTAGATGAATTTGAACTCATGGTCGATATGGGCTTTGATGGAATTGGAGTTAATGAACATCATAGTGACGGTGGTTGCCTGATGCCTTCGCCCAATTTAATGGCATCGATCTTAGCCCGTAAAGTGAGAGATACGAACACGGCGTTACTCGTATTAGGAAATAGTATCGCGCTCTATAATCCAGCGATTCGAATTGCGGAAGAAGGAGCAATGCTAGATGTATTAAGTGGTGGAAGGTTTATTCAAGGTTTTCCTGTCGGCACGTCCATGGATACGAACTATACGTATGGAGTTAGTCCCGCAGAATTACGCGAGCGTTACCAAGAAGCTCATGATTTAATACTTAAAGCTTGGAAAGAAGAAGAAATATTTTCATGGAATGGGAAGTACAATCAATTACGGTATGTTAACCCATGGCCAAGACCGATGCAAAATCCTCATCCGCCTGTATGGATTCCAGGTGGTGGAAGTGTCGAAACGTATGATTTTACGATCCAAAATAATTACCAGTTTTCTTACTTAAGTTTTAGTGGTTGGGAAAGAGCAAAGAAAGTATTGGGTCCATACTGGGATCTTGTCCAAGAACATGGTGCAGAAATGAACCCTCATAGGGTAGGACTTACTCAGGCTATTTTTGTCTCAGAAACAGATGAGAGTGCGAAACGTGAATATGAAGAACATTATCGATATTTCTTACGTACAGCGTCACATGTTCACCCTCATTTTGCTGAAGCACCAGGGTATCGAACCGAAAAAAGTTTGCGAGCAGGTTTGAACTCGCAATATTTAAAAGGTGGGGGCTCTGCATTTAATCCAAAAGAAGCAACATGGGAAGAGTTAATTGAAAAAGGAGTTATTATCGCTGGTTCACCAAGTACTGTTCGTGATCGGTTAATAGCTGCTGCAAAAGACCTAAGAGTTGGGACAATCTTTGCGATGATGCACATTGGATCAATGCCACGTTGGTTAACGATGAAAAATATTCAAATGTTTGCTCAAGAAGTCAAACCGCATCTGCAAGATTTATGGAGTGAGTGGGATGCGTCACCATATTGGCCAACTGGTGTAAACGCAAATAACGAGGTATTAACGAAGCGTTAA
- a CDS encoding SDR family NAD(P)-dependent oxidoreductase, with protein sequence MKLENKVAIITGAGGGLGREMSLEFINQGASVVVADINIEAANETVQLLEEIVGQGKAISVEVDCTNVGMVDSMIKKTIDEFGKIDILINNAGGKADRSLAIDTTEESWDETIAINLKGTFIVSRQVIPIMLNAGKGVIVNTASASAIIASAAGVAYTAAKHGVIGLTKQLAYEFGQKGVRVNAVCPGVTATPKLIENNMAEDGGPWHELTMAAPAGRYGKPADIAKVTAFLASDDADFIHGSAIQVDGGSTVI encoded by the coding sequence ATGAAATTAGAGAATAAAGTTGCCATTATTACTGGGGCTGGTGGTGGGCTGGGTCGTGAAATGAGTTTAGAATTCATTAACCAGGGAGCTTCTGTTGTTGTAGCTGACATTAATATTGAAGCAGCTAATGAAACAGTACAACTTCTTGAAGAAATAGTTGGGCAAGGAAAAGCAATTAGTGTTGAGGTGGATTGCACAAATGTAGGAATGGTCGATTCGATGATCAAAAAAACGATTGATGAATTTGGAAAAATTGATATTTTAATCAATAATGCTGGCGGTAAGGCGGATCGTTCTCTTGCTATTGATACAACCGAAGAATCGTGGGACGAAACGATAGCAATTAATCTGAAAGGAACGTTTATCGTATCTCGTCAAGTGATACCCATTATGTTGAATGCAGGAAAAGGAGTAATCGTTAATACAGCCTCTGCATCAGCGATTATTGCTAGTGCAGCAGGTGTAGCGTATACAGCTGCGAAACACGGTGTTATTGGATTAACGAAACAATTAGCTTATGAATTTGGACAAAAAGGCGTTCGCGTAAATGCTGTTTGTCCTGGAGTAACTGCAACTCCAAAATTAATAGAAAATAACATGGCTGAAGATGGCGGACCATGGCATGAATTAACGATGGCTGCTCCTGCTGGTAGATATGGGAAACCAGCAGATATTGCTAAAGTAACCGCATTTTTAGCAAGTGATGATGCCGACTTTATTCACGGAAGTGCTATACAAGTTGATGGTGGTTCAACTGTTATATAA
- a CDS encoding riboflavin kinase has product MINLGSTRNSNELHYEVHILNFNEMIYGQALNVKVCFYLREEIAFPSFNDLISQINRDIDSVVNRFHLIKTH; this is encoded by the coding sequence GTGATTAATTTGGGTTCAACAAGAAACTCGAATGAGCTACATTATGAAGTTCATATTTTAAATTTTAATGAGATGATCTATGGTCAAGCTCTTAATGTTAAAGTTTGCTTTTATTTAAGAGAAGAAATCGCTTTTCCAAGTTTTAATGACTTGATCTCACAAATCAATCGAGACATTGATTCAGTAGTGAATCGATTTCACTTAATAAAGACCCATTAA
- a CDS encoding TRAP transporter large permease — protein sequence MKKMMALSFIILLLILLFTGMPVAFALITVGALGIIFNSGFDILLSVISTTVFRSVNSFSFITIPLFILMAELISRSRIAEDLFDALRKWIGQLPGGIGVTTVFSSAGFGALSGSSLAATSIMSKIAIPQMIRVGYKDTFSAGLVASSTGTLAVMIPPSIPLIIYGIQTETSIGQLLIAGIVPGLLLALLLSIYVTVAALRSDRVVEKFTWKERFQSITYIWPIALLIIAVLLVIYTGIGTSTEAAAIGALGALIIGVLAKRLNGRLIVESLLITVRQTSMLFFIVVGAYLFSYFITMTRIGVYIVDTIEASNLSPITILLLVILLYLVLGCFLDLLSAMLLTLPVVLPLMMGLGYDPIWFGILVVLLLEIGLVTPPLGINLFITSSSSGVPIHKVFYGSAPFLLVIMLVVILIILFPQLVLFLPNSSF from the coding sequence ATGAAGAAAATGATGGCATTAAGTTTTATCATATTACTTTTAATTCTGTTATTTACAGGGATGCCCGTAGCGTTTGCGCTAATAACTGTAGGCGCATTAGGGATCATTTTCAATTCAGGGTTCGATATTCTCTTATCTGTTATATCAACTACTGTCTTTCGAAGTGTGAATAGTTTTAGTTTTATTACAATCCCTCTATTCATACTTATGGCTGAATTAATCTCGAGAAGTAGAATAGCAGAAGACCTATTTGACGCTTTGAGAAAATGGATTGGCCAATTACCTGGTGGGATTGGTGTTACAACGGTCTTTTCAAGTGCAGGATTCGGGGCATTGTCAGGATCAAGCTTAGCTGCGACATCTATCATGTCTAAAATAGCAATTCCACAAATGATCCGGGTTGGGTATAAAGATACGTTTTCTGCAGGTCTTGTCGCCTCGTCAACAGGTACTTTAGCAGTGATGATTCCGCCGAGTATTCCGCTAATTATTTATGGCATTCAAACCGAAACATCGATCGGTCAACTACTCATTGCGGGAATTGTTCCAGGACTATTGTTAGCCCTCTTATTATCGATCTATGTTACGGTAGCAGCCTTAAGAAGTGATAGAGTAGTTGAAAAATTTACGTGGAAAGAAAGATTTCAATCGATTACTTACATTTGGCCCATTGCTTTACTTATCATCGCTGTCTTACTAGTCATTTATACAGGAATTGGAACATCAACTGAAGCAGCAGCCATCGGTGCATTAGGTGCCCTTATTATTGGCGTTCTTGCGAAGCGATTAAATGGAAGGTTGATCGTTGAATCTCTATTAATTACAGTAAGGCAAACATCGATGCTATTTTTCATCGTGGTTGGTGCCTACCTTTTCTCTTATTTCATCACGATGACAAGAATCGGTGTCTACATCGTAGATACGATCGAAGCAAGTAATTTATCTCCTATCACCATTTTACTTTTAGTTATCCTTTTATATTTAGTTTTGGGGTGTTTCCTAGACTTACTGAGTGCCATGTTACTTACATTACCAGTAGTGCTCCCATTAATGATGGGATTAGGCTATGATCCGATATGGTTCGGAATTCTAGTCGTTTTATTGCTCGAAATTGGCTTAGTCACTCCGCCATTAGGAATCAATTTATTTATAACGAGTAGTAGCTCAGGCGTTCCGATTCACAAAGTTTTCTATGGCTCAGCACCGTTTTTACTAGTCATCATGTTAGTCGTCATCTTAATTATTTTATTCCCACAACTCGTACTGTTTTTACCAAATAGTAGTTTTTAA
- a CDS encoding TRAP transporter small permease yields MKVLKTIINNIDRFLAVISSCALIALMLLVTANVLGRWLFSSPIVSTIEISSEYLMVIIVFLALSYTHSYKDHISVNILQQKFKGIWAKINRIIINVVGVTVCFTITYVYFLRTIEFYEKSIVSSSLLAYPLYPVMLMIAVGTFLFGLRMLLELVEMILGKDVQEEDANKL; encoded by the coding sequence GTGAAAGTATTAAAAACTATTATTAATAATATCGATCGCTTTTTAGCTGTGATTTCAAGCTGTGCACTCATTGCATTAATGCTATTAGTTACGGCCAACGTACTAGGAAGGTGGCTTTTTAGTTCACCCATTGTTTCTACCATTGAAATTTCAAGTGAATATTTAATGGTAATCATTGTATTCCTGGCTTTAAGTTATACACATTCTTACAAAGATCATATTAGTGTTAATATTTTGCAACAGAAATTTAAAGGAATATGGGCGAAAATCAATCGAATTATCATTAACGTTGTTGGTGTTACAGTCTGTTTCACCATTACGTATGTTTATTTTTTACGCACGATTGAATTTTATGAAAAAAGTATCGTGTCGTCTAGTTTACTAGCTTATCCATTATACCCAGTAATGCTCATGATTGCAGTAGGCACATTTTTATTTGGATTAAGAATGCTACTCGAATTAGTAGAAATGATCTTAGGAAAAGATGTTCAGGAGGAAGATGCTAATAAACTATAA
- a CDS encoding MFS transporter has product MTTISNVEAEVKGSHIRLSKSDQKKLIGVLSILLLFSVLNNTMFIVSLPDITAHFNLLPSTGSWIITGYTIFFAIGALLYGKLGDIYPIKTLLLVGVTVFALGSFLGFFAQNYMMVIFARMLQAAGAAAIPAVVFIIPSRYFPNERGKMLSVFSTMMVIGSGIGPVMGGFIAGVLNWQYIFLISTVSLITIPFLKLLLPKEEKREGKTDLPGAVLMALGVALFILFITTFNWHFLYSSIFMLAFFVWWILRAKNPFILPSMFKNKRFRIAIIVSFFGMIIMFSNMFTTPLLLREVYNLNTIFIGLIMFPGAIFSALFARFAGNSTDRWGSEPVCIFALSLILLGAILLSSFTGYSPWLISFAFIFGYVAFPFFQTAMASLISWVLPDDQIGIGMGIFNLFNFMSSAIGAAVIGKILDYSTDGAPINPIVHSTGVIASYSNIFIGMGGLVILNGLYFLLSTRKFRPLSRN; this is encoded by the coding sequence ATGACAACCATTTCAAACGTCGAAGCTGAAGTGAAAGGATCCCATATTCGTTTATCGAAATCAGATCAGAAGAAGTTGATCGGTGTATTGTCGATCTTACTTTTATTTTCAGTTCTGAACAATACGATGTTTATCGTGTCCCTACCAGATATTACTGCTCACTTTAATCTATTACCATCGACAGGAAGTTGGATAATAACGGGTTATACGATTTTCTTTGCGATCGGGGCACTATTATATGGAAAACTAGGGGATATATATCCAATTAAAACTCTTTTGCTAGTGGGGGTAACTGTATTTGCTTTAGGATCTTTTCTAGGATTTTTTGCGCAAAACTATATGATGGTTATTTTCGCTCGGATGTTACAAGCCGCAGGCGCCGCTGCTATTCCTGCCGTTGTTTTTATTATTCCATCCCGATATTTTCCGAATGAAAGAGGAAAAATGTTAAGCGTATTTTCAACAATGATGGTCATTGGTTCGGGCATTGGGCCTGTGATGGGCGGCTTTATTGCAGGCGTATTGAATTGGCAATATATCTTTTTGATTTCTACCGTTTCGTTAATAACAATCCCTTTTTTAAAATTATTACTTCCGAAAGAGGAAAAAAGAGAGGGGAAGACAGACCTACCAGGGGCTGTTCTTATGGCCCTAGGTGTTGCATTGTTTATCTTGTTTATTACCACATTTAATTGGCATTTCCTTTATTCTAGTATTTTTATGTTAGCATTTTTCGTATGGTGGATATTACGGGCAAAAAATCCATTCATTCTTCCATCCATGTTTAAAAACAAACGATTTCGTATCGCGATCATCGTCAGTTTCTTTGGAATGATTATTATGTTTAGTAATATGTTTACCACTCCACTTCTCCTCAGGGAGGTTTATAATTTAAACACGATCTTTATTGGACTCATCATGTTTCCAGGCGCGATTTTCAGTGCACTGTTTGCTCGTTTTGCAGGAAATTCTACTGATCGCTGGGGTAGTGAACCTGTATGTATTTTTGCGTTATCATTAATTTTGCTTGGCGCAATTTTATTGTCTAGTTTTACTGGATATTCTCCATGGTTAATAAGTTTTGCCTTTATTTTTGGCTATGTAGCATTCCCGTTCTTTCAAACGGCGATGGCAAGTTTAATCTCTTGGGTTCTTCCAGATGACCAAATCGGGATTGGGATGGGAATTTTTAATTTGTTTAATTTTATGTCATCGGCCATTGGAGCGGCTGTTATAGGAAAAATTCTTGACTATTCAACGGATGGAGCGCCAATTAATCCGATTGTTCATTCAACTGGTGTAATTGCCAGCTATAGTAATATTTTTATTGGAATGGGCGGCCTTGTTATTTTAAATGGTCTTTACTTTTTACTTTCCACTAGAAAATTCCGTCCACTATCGAGAAATTAA